Part of the Falco cherrug isolate bFalChe1 chromosome 1, bFalChe1.pri, whole genome shotgun sequence genome, GCCAAGACCCGCACGGGGCCGGGGGGCATCAGGGCCATGCCTCTCAGGCAGGCTGCccctcagctttgcttttcagcctcttctttctgtttctctccttcctcctcctcttcccgCTGGCAGTGGAGACCGGGGAGGGGGTGGCCAGCACTGGCCCCCTGCCCAAGTCCTCCCAGGCCGGAGCATCACTCAGGACGGCGTTGGCTGCTTCCCCCAAGCGCGGCAGCGGGGCCCGTGGGACCTGGCCTGCAGTGGGATGAGCAGGGGCAGTGGCTGAAGAACAGCTCAGCTCTCCGTTTTTGgaagggtttttctttttctgacctttccccttctttttcttgtctttcttcttccccttcctctctttcttgGCTGCCTTGCGGGAGGATGGTGGGCGGGCGGGCACGTGATGCTCCGCTGGGATGGCTCCTCCACCCACGCTGCTCCATGGGGGGCTCAGCGGGACCCCTGCGGGCCTCGCTGCCCGGTCAATGAGCTCCCCCCCAAACTCATACAGCACTGGCTCCCTGGGGACCGCAATGGCCACCGTGTTGTACGCCCTGCACCTGCAAAGAGCCAGGAGGCACAGGGTGAGATGAGCCCCGGCAGGGCTGAACCAGGGGACGGTCCCCACATTGCGGGGGGGACACTCACCAGACGTAGAGGTAGGGCTCCACGCACTCCTCCTTATAGGCAAACTCGAAGCAGGGCACCTGGATGACGTTGAAGAAGGCCTGGCCCACCACCCGCGAGGCCGTGTCGTTCACCTGCCGCAGGCACTCCTTCAACCTGCCGTGGGGCGCAGCTGGGGTGAGGGGGACCAGGGGGGCTGCCGGAGGGGCTGGATCCCCCCCACGGGATGCAAGGATGCTGCAAGGCACAGTCGGATGCGGGGCTGCTCACCTGCGGTCGCAGTCGCAGTGGCTGATGGTGTGCCAGCGCAGGTTGCGGTACCCATAGCGGGCGGTGAAGGGGTGGATGACGTGCTGGCAGTGGTCATGGTCCCGGCAGCACCGGTCTGTGTCCTGGTGCTCCCctgcaggggtgcaggcagggctgggggggtcgtcatgcaggggctggggctggatgggGTTGGGATCAGGGCTGGGCTAGGGCTGGGATCAGAATTATATTGGACTGAGACAGACCTGAAGCCATACTGGGATGAGTAGGGGCTGGGATTAGACTggcactgggatggggacaAAACTGGCACTGAGATGAGGACTGGGGATGCACCAGCACCACAGTGGGCATGAGACTGGGACTAGGATGGGGACCAGGGCTGGATCAGGACCAAGAGGGGAACTGGGCTAGGATCAGGATAGGGACTGGGAGTGGACCAGGATGGACCAGCCCTCTGATGGGGACTAGATGGAGGTGAACTGGGActgggctggcactggggtGCAGACTGAACTGGGACAGACAGGGATTGAACAAGCACAGGGCTGAAGACTGGAGTGGACAGCTAGGATTGATGGGGACTGACCCAGCactgggatgggactgggaCTGGGGTTGGGCAGGGGTGGAGCAGCACTGGCCtgaggatgggatgggatgggatgggatgggacgggacgggatgggatgggatgggatgggatgggatgggatgggatgggatggcaCGGGATGGCATGGGATGGGAAAGGAAGGGATGGCATTGGAGGGGATGGTGtagcatggcacagcatggggAGGGATGAGAAGGGATGGGGTAGGATAGCATGACATGGCACGGCATggggcatggcatggcatggcatggggAGGACACGTAgcagcggccccgccgccctTACCCAGCTGCTCGTAGGCATCCGCATTGCTGCCTGCACCGCACCACAGCGTCCCGGGGTAGGTGAGCCCTCGGCGGGCCCGTGTCCGTGCCGGCGGACCCGCTCCGGTGCCGGGGGCCGCTCCGGGGAGGGCTGCCAGCGGCagcgggagcaggaggaggaggaggaggaggaggtggctgaGCAGCCCCGGGGCGCACATGGCaccgcgccgctgcccgcggtGGGGCCGCCTTATAGCACGGCACAGCCCGCCCACGCGGGGCGGCTCGactcggcacggcacggcacggcacggcacagcacggctcggcacggcacggctcggctcggcaccGTGCGGAGAGTCCCGGTGCTGGAGCCGCTGCCCGGAGCCGCGGCGCATCCCGGCCCCGCATCCCGCGGGGGGGGGGTTACCCCTCGGTGGGGCCGGGCCCCGTTGCTGTGGCAGCCGGTGGGGTGATGTGCCGGGACCGGTAACGCTCCGGCCCCAAGGCGCCCGCCCCGTGACGCACCGGCCCCCGCATGGCCCCCGACCCCGGAGTGGCCCCCGACGGGAGAAGGATGCTCCCCGCGGCCCCTGTCCCGACCCACGGATGCTCCTCTTAGCCCATCCCATGGACGGTCCCCGCAGCCTCACGGCCCGatgctccctgcagctccctgtcccatcccacagatgctccccacagccccacatcctgccccatcccacagATGCCCCACGGTGCCTTGGACAGGGGCAGCCCCGGtgccctgtgcccagctggggctggcagcccacaggcacccagcagctcccagcacggCTGCCAGGACTCCCTCCCCAGGGCTCGCCCCCCCGGCTGGTTCCCCCACCATGCAGCCCATTGGCAATCCGGACACAGAGCTGGCACATCGGGCAGCCGAGCCAGCCAGCACTTGGGAGGGCAGGATGGCAGCCGGACACCCCAGCAGGGACGTGCGTGGCCTCAGAAAATCCCCGCACTGCCTGAGACCCCACAAGCTGCGGGGCTGCACCCTGAGCATCACCCTGGCTTGCTGTCCCTTGCACCCACGGGGTGCCTCGGGCACCATGCCACCTGCACCATGCCCTGGCACCCCTGGAGCAACTGCCCCAGCCCCGGTGCTCCCCACCATGCAACTGCCTGGCTGGGACATCAGAGCCCAGTGGGGGCACATCACTGGCCCATGGGCAGGGCTCCCACCTGGCACCAGCTCAAGCCCAGCTGGCggagggtgctggcaggggcccagcaccaccagggctGCCCCCGCTCAGCTGTCGCTGTCTGTGACACTCCCCATGACAGTCCCACTCAGCTCAGCCTCACCGCCAGCACCCAGGTACGGAGCCGACTCGGGCGTgctgggaccctggggtgcccacATGTGGGTGAGGATGGGGAGGGTGGGAGGCACTGAGCCACGGGGAGCCCTGTGGAGGCTGTGGGTGGGGGGTCTCACCCCCTGTTGCATGCTCAGTGCTTGCAGTGCCTGCAGTTCCTACGCATGGACCTGTGCCACGTCCCTGTCACCCGGGAGAAGGGCTGGTACCTGGCACTGATGGCCCCAAACGTCAAGGGTCCCAACTATGCCTGGCTGGACCCCTCCCGGCTCTACTGCCACCCGCAAGTACCTGGTGCCTGGGGCGTATGGCACCcatgggggtgctggggtgggctaCATCCCCAcggggctgctggggcaccTGGCTGTGCCCACGGGCACTGGCACAGGGCTGCGGGTGCCCATGATGGGCTGCGGGCACCCAGCACCTCCGCTCTCTCCCCAGGGCTTGCAGGACTGTGTGACCGacctgctgcagcccttccaGGGAGACGCCATCGACATGGTGGCTGGCATCGATGCCATGGGCTTCATCCTGGGTGAGCAGGGACACGGGTGTGCTCAGGGTCCCCATCCCTCATCCCTGCAGGGCCTGACAGTGCCTGCCCACCCCCAggtgctgccgctgctgccgtGCTGCAGAAAGGCTTCCTGGCCATCCGCAAAGCCGGGCATCTTTGCGTGCAGACGCTGGCGCAGCCCTACACTGACTACTCGGGCCGAGAGAAGGTGATGGAGGTCCGCACCGACGCCATCTCACTCGGTGAGCCAGGGGGTGCTCCCATCTTGGGGGGGAGGCTGCCGGTGTAGGCACTGGGCACCGAGCactcagctgcagcctgtgccccctcccaggtCTGCGCATCCTCCTTGTGGACCAGTGGGTTGAAACTGGGGGCACCATGAGAGCGGCCATCCAACTGGTGGAGCAGCAAGGGGGGGTCGTGGCAGGTAGGAAGAGGCCTACcagggcaccccagggtgcacCCATGGGTGTAGTGGGACCACCATCCCCATACCCCCCAGCGGTCAGCACTGAGCCCCCACTGTGTCCCCACAGGTGTCGCCGCCATCTGCATCGAGGACAGCGAGGGCGGGCGGTGGATCCAGGAGCACTACAAGTGTGCCCACTGCGTCCCCCCACACCTGCAGCCCCGCTTCAACAGccaccagctcagctgggaCTGACGGGGGGGTTGGGTGGTGGCACCTTGCATGTCCCCTGCATCCCCCCTcagggcacagggctgctggctcTTCAGGGCAGAGACACCCAGGGTACCCACCGCCAGGTTTGGCTTCCACCATATCCAAGACAGTAGCCCCTCCTGGGTGGCATCCCCTGGCTCTGTCCTCCCACCAGCCCATGAACCTCATGGCTGCACCCAGGGGcaggggacccccccccccagccccagcccccagccccacacctttcttaaaaagcataaaaaaggttttattaagATAAACAGGAGCCTGGGGGCACCTCCCCCTGCGAGTGGTACCTGGGTTTGCATAGCTATGGAGCCGCCTGGGTGCTCCTGACCACCATGGCCCTGGATGCCCAGGCAGGTGGGGCACTGGCGGGGCcagggggtggcagggacagCTCCTCGGGGACAGCCTGGGCTGCCCCTCTTTGGTCCAGGGGTGTGAGTGTGGcgggggccaggggctgccccctCACTGGCAGCACTTGGGTTTCTTGCGGGGCGCTGACAGGTACAGTTCGCTCTCATTGCCGCTGATCCctggaggggaagagggagagtgGGTGGGCGCGTGGGGGATGAGGAAGGGGGCTCCCATGCAGGGCCAGCTGGGGGTACTCACGCACGGTGTCGCCAATCCTGCGGGCGCTGCTGCGCTCCAGCTCGGCCAGCACGCTGCTCTCAAAGGTCAGTGCCGCCACACGGAAGAAGAAATCCCGCACGTTCTCCCCTGCCCCGCAGGATGAGACCCCCTGAGTGTACCCTCACCTGGCTGGACACTGGGGTCTGCATCTCCCCACCCAGCCAAGGACCCACCAGTGAGCGAGGAGACAGCCCAGTACTCTGCCCGCATCTCCTGGGCCACCTTGAGAGCATCCTTCTCCATCAGGCTGTACTGCGCCGGCGTCTGCCAACCGAGCCaggaggggtgggtgggtgacgGGGACAGCCCCGCCAAACCGGGGTGCAGAGAGCCCGTGGGAAGGGGGACACACTCACGCTCAGGTCCTTCTTGGAGCCCACCAAGAAGAGGATTACGTTGGATGGGTCGTTCTCCTTCAGGGCGTCAGCCAGCCACTGCCTGCGGGGCCACTGTCACCGGCGGGTGGCCAAGCACCACCCTCCTGCTCGCCCGCTGCAGCGTTGCAGCAGCCCCACACGCTCCTGCCCAGCTTTCACCTCTCCATCCAGCCCCACCACCCGTCACGCTTGTCCCCAGTCCCACCTCAGACCCTTGGCCATGTGTCACCTACCGCGTGTGCTCCAGGGACGCCACATCGTTGACATCGAAGACAATCACGatggctggggggtggggggaaggaggggtgaggtggggatggggacagcccGTGTGGGGGACGCAGTGGGGACCTCACCTTGTGCTCCTCGGTAGTAGGTGGAGGCGATGCACTTGAAGCGCTCCTGGCCAGCTGTGTCCcacctggggggtggggtgggaggtgagGGGGGGCCACAGGGGtgcgtggggagggggctgccacCTACTCACAGCTGCAGGCTGAAGGGCACCCCCAGCACCTCAAACCGCTCCATCTCAAAATCTACCCCGATGGTCGCCTTGTAGTTCTTGTCGAAGGTGTCCTTGcaaaagctgggggggggcggggggaggtgggtgtcagcagccccctgccccagggggtGCCCAGCACCAGAGTCTGACCAGGGTTGGGCTCAGCCCAAggtactgctgcttttttttttttttttttttttggggggggggcgaggcATGGGGGtcttttcccctgcccccccccccaagtgtCTCTGGGGGGGGTCCCATTACCGGTTGATCAGGCAGGTCTTCCCCACCGAGAGGTCCCCCACCACGATGATTTTGGAGATCTTGAACCTGCACAGCAGGGGGACACCGgggcagctcagcagggcagggggacccccgcctgcacccccaccccccccagccggCCACGTGGGCAGAGAGGTTCATGGCTGTGGGGGGTgtcaccccacagccccctgtatccagcagccccctgcagcTTGGCCCGCCCGCCCCGTTGCCAGCCCAGCCCGGACCCCcatgtgtgtgtcccccccccgcTGCATTCCTGCGCCGTGACGCAGGGCTCGGCACACGGGCAGCGCCGGCAGCCACGCGGCGCCTACGCCGGGGACCCCCCACCCGAGACTGGCGGGACCGTGGGTCTCTTGTCACCTCCCCCCCTACCCCAGTCCTGGGGTGGGAACCCCAGATGGCCCCAGACTCACCCCACAGTACCAG contains:
- the PROCA1 gene encoding protein PROCA1 isoform X2 encodes the protein MGWAKRSIRGSGQGPRGASFSRRGPLRGRGPCGGRCVTGRAPWGRSVTGPGTSPHRLPQQRGPAPPRGNPPPAGCGAGMRRGSGQRLQHRDSPHGAEPSRAVPSRAVPCRAVPCRVEPPRVGGLCRAIRRPHRGQRRGAMCAPGLLSHLLLLLLLLLPLPLAALPGAAPGTGAGPPARTRARRGLTYPGTLWCGAGSNADAYEQLGEHQDTDRCCRDHDHCQHVIHPFTARYGYRNLRWHTISHCDCDRRLKECLRQVNDTASRVVGQAFFNVIQVPCFEFAYKEECVEPYLYVWCRAYNTVAIAVPREPVLYEFGGELIDRAARPAGVPLSPPWSSVGGGAIPAEHHVPARPPSSRKAAKKERKGKKKDKKKKGKGQVPRAPLPRLGEAANAVLSDAPAWEDLGRGPVLATPSPVSTASGKRRRKERNRKKRLKSKAEGQPA
- the RAB34 gene encoding ras-related protein Rab-34 isoform X2; its protein translation is MGCGDGRDMGHGGSWGMGTAAPQGVGTATLRDLKALGHGDSHTWGCGDSHDMGTATSRRCGDSWDKRTAQLGDMGTALFRDAVHGDSWDTGYHRSLCPQASVVALSPPLLPPATQPPPSPPQWPHRTMNVLAPVRRDRVIADLPPCFRKEAALHARVAFHPTVASACQEQRTGTVGFKISKIIVVGDLSVGKTCLINRFCKDTFDKNYKATIGVDFEMERFEVLGVPFSLQLWDTAGQERFKCIASTYYRGAQAIVIVFDVNDVASLEHTRQWLADALKENDPSNVILFLVGSKKDLSTPAQYSLMEKDALKVAQEMRAEYWAVSSLTGENVRDFFFRVAALTFESSVLAELERSSARRIGDTVRISGNESELYLSAPRKKPKCCQ
- the LOC106631228 gene encoding adenine phosphoribosyltransferase-like is translated as MDLCHVPVTREKGWYLALMAPNVKGPNYAWLDPSRLYCHPQGLQDCVTDLLQPFQGDAIDMVAGIDAMGFILGAAAAAVLQKGFLAIRKAGHLCVQTLAQPYTDYSGREKVMEVRTDAISLGLRILLVDQWVETGGTMRAAIQLVEQQGGVVAGVAAICIEDSEGGRWIQEHYKCAHCVPPHLQPRFNSHQLSWD
- the RAB34 gene encoding ras-related protein Rab-34 isoform X1; amino-acid sequence: MGCGDGRDMGHGGSWGMGTAAPQGVGTATLRDLKALGHGDSHTWGCGDSHDMGTATSRRCGDSWDKRTAQLGDMGTALFRDAVHGDSWDTGYHRSLCPQASVVALSPPLLPPATQPPPSPPQWPHRTMNVLAPVRRDRVIADLPPCFRKEAALHARVAFHPTVASACQEQRTGTVGFKISKIIVVGDLSVGKTCLINRFCKDTFDKNYKATIGVDFEMERFEVLGVPFSLQLWDTAGQERFKCIASTYYRGAQAIVIVFDVNDVASLEHTRQWLADALKENDPSNVILFLVGSKKDLSTPAQYSLMEKDALKVAQEMRAEYWAVSSLTGENVRDFFFRVAALTFESSVLAELERSSARRIGDTGSAAMRANCTCQRPARNPSAASEGAAPGPRHTHTPGPKRGSPGCPRGAVPATPWPRQCPTCLGIQGHGGQEHPGGSIAMQTQVPLAGGGAPRLLFILIKPFLCFLRKVWGWGLGLGGGVPCPWVQP
- the PROCA1 gene encoding protein PROCA1 isoform X1; amino-acid sequence: MGWAKRSIRGSGQGPRGASFSRRGPLRGRGPCGGRCVTGRAPWGRSVTGPGTSPHRLPQQRGPAPPRGNPPPAGCGAGMRRGSGQRLQHRDSPHGAEPSRAVPSRAVPCRAVPCRVEPPRVGGLCRAIRRPHRGQRRGAMCAPGLLSHLLLLLLLLLPLPLAALPGAAPGTGAGPPARTRARRGLTYPGTLWCGAGSNADAYEQLGEHQDTDRCCRDHDHCQHVIHPFTARYGYRNLRWHTISHCDCDRRLKECLRQVNDTASRVVGQAFFNVIQVPCFEFAYKEECVEPYLYVWCRAYNTVAIAVPREPVLYEFGGELIDRAARPAGVPLSPPWSSVGGGAIPAEHHVPARPPSSRKAAKKERKGKKKDKKKKGKGQKKKNPSKNGELSCSSATAPAHPTAGQVPRAPLPRLGEAANAVLSDAPAWEDLGRGPVLATPSPVSTASGKRRRKERNRKKRLKSKAEGQPA